In Lagenorhynchus albirostris chromosome 1, mLagAlb1.1, whole genome shotgun sequence, the sequence CTGCCACCTGCGGGACTCCCAGAAGCTGGGGCAGCCctacccctgcccacccccttgggTTCCAGCAGCGAGCCCTGCTGGGTGAGCAGGCAGGCAGGGCGGGGTGCTCCACACCGAGCACGAATGTGGTGGCCTTTTGCGTTTTAGGAGCTTCAGCCCAGAGGCCCCCCGCCGCCCCTCCTCGCGAGACGGCTGCTCTCACCCAGGCCCCGCCGTAGGGAAGGGAATCACTGCAAACATGGCTCCTGGTAAAGACAGCAGCCTTCGGCGCCCCTGCTCAGTGCTCTGGAAATGACCAGCAGCTCCAGGGAGACCCTGAGCAGGCGAAGTGACCTTCGAGGTCAGGCTTACCGCTGACCTGCGGTACTCAAGGCGGGCAGCTGCGTTCCCAGCCCCCTCAGTCCCGCCCTGGGGAGGCTCAGAGGCGCCCTGGATCCTGTGCTCAGGCAGGGGAGCGGCATGGCCCATCACCCACGGGCAGACATCTGGCAACCTCCGGGGCTCCTTCTGTATCTAGAGAGAATCGTTCCCAAGTCCCCACTTTCTCTGCCCTGTGATACGCTGCGGTCAGGGCCGAAAGCTCTGGAGGGCCGACCTGCCACCCCAGCGCCGGTAACGCGCAGCTTCTGCTGCCCTGGGGACCCTGCTGGGGCCTGCACCCCCGTCACACCAGCTGTGCCCGGCTGGCTCTCACTGTGCCCGGGGCCTCCCTCACAGGGGCTTCCACTGCCACCCACCAGGAGTAGCCGGTTCCATCAGAGCTCCCTGTCGGGGCCTCCCACCGGCAGCAGCTGTGAGTGTGCATCCGTCACCGAGCGTGGTGCCAGGCTCGCAGGGTACCCCTGAGCCTGCTGGGGAGCTGGTCAGGAAAGGCCCGGGTGGAGGGCCAACGGGCCTGCTCGAGCTGGGGACACTCCTCGGGACTGGCTGAGGGGACGGAGAGGAGGACGGTGTCTGGTCAGGGCACGGCCGGGAGCAGAAGTGAGTTGGCGGAGGCACAAGGCTGGAGAAGGGCTGTCCGTGGGGCTCCCAGTCGGCCCAAGTCGGAGGCCGCGCTCCTAGGGAAGCAGGGTTCTTTACCCCTGGCGGGCCCAGCCTCAGGGGCTTCACCTGCTGAGCTCCGGCCCCTCACACTCCATCCTCACGCCTGCAGCGAAGGTCACACCAGCAGGGACTTGACCAGGCCACAGTGGAACTTGCGGACGTGGCGGTAGAGGTCCCCCGACTGCGTGAAGCGGCGCTCGCACCAGCGGCAGGCGTGGGGTTTCTCGCGCGTGTGCACCACGGCGTGGCGGCTCAGGTTATGCGAGTACTGGAAGCTCTTGCCGCACTGCACACACGTGTAGGGCTTCTCGCCCGAGTGCGTGCGCTCGTGCCTCTTCAGCGTGTAAGTGCAGGAGAAGGTCTTCCTGCAGAGCGGGCAGGTGGGCGCTGCGCCGTCGGGCGAGAGCCGGGCGCGGCCGCCGTCCCGCTCGCGGAAGTGGGCGCTGAGGTgcagctgcagcacgtgggcgcTGGGGAACAGCTTGCCACACAGCGGGCAGAGGCAGAGGCGCCCGGCCGGCCGCAGCACATCCTCGATCGCCCCCCGCTCTGCCTCCAGCTCCAGTTCCCCACTGCCCACTTCGCTGACCGGCAGCGGCTCCAAGCCTCCGGCCAGGCGCGGGGCTGCAGGAACACAGGGCGGCTGCAGGGGGCTGTGGGGGCACCGAGGGCTTCTGCTGTCCCCTTGCTCGGACAGTGAGTCTGACTCGTCCTTCACGATCGGCTGGGCCCCTGGCTGCATCTGGCTGCAAGGGGGTGTCTGGAGGACGCAGGGTGGGTGGATTGGCTCCCGCCTCGGGCCAGGCTTCAGCGACAGGTCCAGGGCCCGGTCTGACTCTCCAGGAGCCTGCCAGGGGGGAGGCCCCCGGGCCAGTGGAGGGCGCGTGGCCTTGACCCCAGCGGGAGGGAGCCTGGCCTTCTGGGCGGCTGGACAGAGTGCAGGGGACCAGGCAGACAAGGGGCCTGGGGGCTGGCCAGGCAGCTCTGCCCCAGGGGCAGGCGTCTCCAGGGGCAGTGCGCGCTCCTTCTCCCGCAGCCTGTTCTTGCAGACCTTGACGATGTCGTACATGTGCAGGTAGCTGGCCGCAGCCAGGACGTCCTCGATGGGCAGGCTGCGCAGGTCCAGGCGGCCCTCGTACATGAAGTCCAGCAGACGGCCGAAGGCGGGCGCCGTGACGATGTCGCCGTTGAGCCGCACCGTGTCGCGGCTGCCCGCGGGCCGGTCCCTGTAGAAGAGATGGAAGTAGACGCTGCACGCGGCCAGCACGGCGCGGTGGGCCGGGAAGCGCGCGTCGCCCACCAGCACGGTGCAGTCGCACAGGAAGCCCAGCTCACGCTGCTGCTTCAGGCGGCCCAGCAGCCGCCCGCCGTGCTCCGGGAACTCCATGCCGCCGCGGTCATCACCTGGGCACAAACGGGACTCCCGTGAGCGCGCCTGGAGACGCCGCGGCCGCCGCTCACCCCCAGTCGCCCGaccagcccccagcccttcccGGGTGCGGGCAGCGCGGGGAGAGGGGCGCGGGGCTCCGCGCGCAACTGCGCGCCTGGAGCCGCCCTGGGCACCTGCCCGGAGCAGGAAAAACTCGATCGAAAGTAAACAGGAGCCGCTCCGCCGCGGGGGCGGGTCCCGGGACGCGGGCGGAGGGGGCCGGAGTCGCGCGAACCTGCGCGCGTCCCCGCCAGGAGTGCCCCTCCCCGCCAGGGCGCCTCTGAACTTCACTCCCGGGCGGCCGCCTGCCGCGTCCCCCGACGCCAGAGTCGCCGCGCCACCGCCACCCCCGGCCCGCGCCCCCGCGCCGCCTCCAGCTGCTGCCCGGCCCGCCAGatgcagccgccgccgccgtgGGCCCCATTTATGGCAGCGCGGCCGCGGGGAGCGGGCcggcgggcggggcgggcagaGCCGGGCGCCCGCCCCCCGCGCTCACCTCCGCCGCCCCGAGCTTCTCTCCGGCCGCTGCCCGCGCCGCACGCCCTCCCCGGTGCCGCCCCGGCGCGCGCGGAGCTGCGGGCAGCGCGCCCCGGCGGGGAGGGCGCGGGGACGGGGAGGGCGCCGGGCGGGGCGCGCTCCAACTTGGCTGGCCGGGCAGCACCCGCCGCTCGCCCCGCCCCGGAGAGAGCGAAACTCGGggcgggggctggagggggcgggCCGAGGCGACTTCCCGGAGCGGCGGAACCGCTGAGGTCACCCACGCCACCCCTTCCCTGTCCGCCCCGCCCGGCCGGGCCCCGCGCGCCGCCATCTGGGgcgctggggtgggaggggacgcGGGGCGCGGCgcgggggggcgggagggggctcTCTCGCGATACTTGCCGTCTCGTCCTCAGGGTACCCCCCCCCCGCATGGGGTCCCAACTGCGCCCGTCTGTTAAGGGACCCCTTCCGAGGACCGGCTCCTCTCCCGGCCAGCGCTGAAGCAAATCACCCGAAGGCACAGACGGGACACGGCCTCCTGCCACCTCGCGGGGCGCCTGCCCTGGGATGGAGCAGGGAGGAGTGGGGGGGTCGTAAATATGGAAAAGCTGACACCCCCTTTTCGTTGAAAGCCTCGTTTTGAATTCAGGTTAATTTAGCTGGGACCCTCTTCCAAACAGCCGGGTTCTCGACCTTGGAGTCTTGCACAGAGAACTCTCATCTTGTCAGCCCACCCAGCAAAGCGTCTGCTGGGAGCCAGGCGCTGAGTGGTGTACTGGGAAAGCATTGGGGGCTGGGCACGTCCCAGAAAAAGTGATGGGGGTGAGGGGACCATCGCGGTGATGGAGACAGAGGAATGTGCACCCCGACCCCAGAGCCAGCGGGAAAGCGTTCAGGGAGAGGAGACGCCTTGGAGGGGCTGGGTTGGCGCCCCCCGGGGCTTGGCGATTCAGGCGCAAGGGCACCGTGAAGGTGTGAGGGGACACCCAGATCTGCTGCGTGAAGGAAAGAGCCCGAGAAAAATAGAAGTGACTTTGGAGAGGTTGGGGCCCCTGGGACGGGGTGTGCTGTTGGTGGGGGTCTTTTCCCAGCCACCCTGCGCAGAGCAGGACTGAGGCACTGCGGACCATTGCTCAGCTCTTCACAGCAATCCTGCTAGTCAGGTACTCTGATTATGACACCTGTTTAGGTGGAGGTTCGCTAAGGTCCCCAGGGCCACGCAGCAGGCAGTGAGTTGTTGAACCAGGATTCAGAGCTGGCAGTGTCCTCAATTCTCACCTGCACAGCCCAGCAGCCGGGGAGGAGTAGAAAGGGGGCCTTGACCAGAAGTGGGCgtggtgttgggggaggggctggattACAAAGGCCGGGACCCCACTGGCCAGGTATGCCAGGGCAGAGGAAGCGGCAAGAGGTGTGGGGAGCCCTCCAGTCAAGCTCCTGCAAGGCTGGGACCCCTGGGAGGAGGGGGTTCCCGGCtgtgaggtggggtgggagccCCCAGGGATCCTATTCAAACCCTGGTGGGCTGGGAGCCTGAGGCGTGGCCAGAGGCCCCAGGGCCCACCGCAGTTAGGACCAAAAGTCTGAGGGAAGGAAAGCCACGTTCTTATACTAAAATACTGTTCCTTATCTACCTGAAATTCAAACTTGACCGGACAgcttgcatttttatttcctaGGTTCGGCAGTCTCAGCTTGGAACCCTGGACTCACACTGTGCTCAGAGCCACAGAGACTGCCCTGGCTCCCACGGCCCAGGCGCTCTGGGGGTCCCTTCCTGAGGAGGGCCAACCTCCTCCCCCACAcccacgcccccccaccccagcggGGGGAGCTGATTTCAAGTCAGCTCAGAGTGAACCTGGAGGGGACTGCCTCCTGGGGTCTTGCCTGCATCagagccctgcccctgccccctcccagccttGGGCATGACCCTTAACCTCTTCAAACCTTAATATTCTCACCTGCAGAATGGGTAGATTAACTgcggggcctggcacacagcaagacTCCAGGCCCTTTCACGGCCAGTCCTCAGGTTCCACACTTTTCTCCCCGGAGAGCCCTTCCCGGCTCCTCCCCAGTCCTGTCTCTGCACCAGCATCACCCCCTGGGAGTGGTCCTTCCTGATCACCCCCGCTCAGGTCCCCCCAAACCCACAATCTCCTCTGTGGCCTTAGCCTTCTCCAGAGTGCTCCCCATGTCAATGTGACCTTGGCACCCCCCACTCCCCGCTGTATCCTTGCTGCTAAGAAGTTGGCGTGGCACAAAGTGCGGGTGCCGTTGTGTCTCTTGAGTGAAAGCGGGGCAGAGGCATCTGTGCAGGATGTCCACGGGTGCTGCCAACCTAATCCCGGCTGCTCCGTCGtgcccacctccccagccagGCGAGGAGTGAGGCCCTGGGGCGGGCAGGGTGTCCTGGCCTGCCCTGCTTGGCTGGTGGGACAGAGGGCTCCTTGGGGCCCTGACAGAGGTTGTGGGGCATGGACAGGGatcgcagcagcagcagcaggggacGCTGCCAGCAAGAGGCTGGGGTTGTGCTGGGTAGGGATGGCTAAAGGAGGAGAAACCTCactgggaggaggggatgggggagagaggcCCCTGCCTTTTTCTGGTCGGAGGGTCTTAAGTCTTCCTGGAGTTAAGTCTTCCTTAAGGCCCAGGAGGGGCCGTCCCCGGCAGCCCTGAGATGGCACTCGGCAGCGAGCAGCCCCCGGCTCCCAGATCCCCTCTTTGGCCTGGTACGGTCTCGGGTACCAGGATGACAGGAGGCTGTCGCAGTGGTGCGGGCACAGCTTCCCTGAACGCAGCCAGCCAGGCGGCCATCTGGCCCGGGAGCTGCCTGGAGGCCCCGCCCTGCAGCTGCTGCTGAGACTAGGCAGCCCGGGGCTCCGGCCCCTGAGTCCTGCCCGATGGCCGGCAGCTGCGGAAGGTGACAGGGCCGGAGGACCCTGTGCTCTAGGAGGGGGCAGGTGGCCTTCCTCCCCAGGGGCCGGTGCAGCAGTTTTTGTTGCAAACATCTGTCTAAGGGGCTCCTCCGCGGCCTGAGCCTCAGCCAGGGTGGCCGGTGGGTCTGGGTCCTCTCCTTGACATTCTGTCTGGGGGGGCAGGCAGGAGGTGTTCTAGAGAGGGACTCTGCTTTACCTCCGGAGGCCAGAGGAGGGCGCTGGCCCTGCCCGAAGAGATGCCCCAGCCACAGGGCAGGTTCACGTAGGCGCTGCACGGAATGGAGTGTGGGGCTCACCGCAGGTCACGGGCCCTTGGTGGGCGCACCAGGCAGGGAGGCCTCCTGGAGATGGGCCAGCGGTGAGGAAGCCTGGAGGTTTTGC encodes:
- the ZBTB42 gene encoding zinc finger and BTB domain-containing protein 42 isoform X2, giving the protein MLVQRQDWGGAGKGSPGRKVWNLRTGRERAWSLAVCQAPQLIYPFCRDRPAGSRDTVRLNGDIVTAPAFGRLLDFMYEGRLDLRSLPIEDVLAAASYLHMYDIVKVCKNRLREKERALPLETPAPGAELPGQPPGPLSAWSPALCPAAQKARLPPAGVKATRPPLARGPPPWQAPGESDRALDLSLKPGPRREPIHPPCVLQTPPCSQMQPGAQPIVKDESDSLSEQGDSRSPRCPHSPLQPPCVPAAPRLAGGLEPLPVSEVGSGELELEAERGAIEDVLRPAGRLCLCPLCGKLFPSAHVLQLHLSAHFRERDGGRARLSPDGAAPTCPLCRKTFSCTYTLKRHERTHSGEKPYTCVQCGKSFQYSHNLSRHAVVHTREKPHACRWCERRFTQSGDLYRHVRKFHCGLVKSLLV
- the ZBTB42 gene encoding zinc finger and BTB domain-containing protein 42 isoform X3, giving the protein MYEGRLDLRSLPIEDVLAAASYLHMYDIVKVCKNRLREKERALPLETPAPGAELPGQPPGPLSAWSPALCPAAQKARLPPAGVKATRPPLARGPPPWQAPGESDRALDLSLKPGPRREPIHPPCVLQTPPCSQMQPGAQPIVKDESDSLSEQGDSRSPRCPHSPLQPPCVPAAPRLAGGLEPLPVSEVGSGELELEAERGAIEDVLRPAGRLCLCPLCGKLFPSAHVLQLHLSAHFRERDGGRARLSPDGAAPTCPLCRKTFSCTYTLKRHERTHSGEKPYTCVQCGKSFQYSHNLSRHAVVHTREKPHACRWCERRFTQSGDLYRHVRKFHCGLVKSLLV
- the ZBTB42 gene encoding zinc finger and BTB domain-containing protein 42 isoform X1; amino-acid sequence: MEFPEHGGRLLGRLKQQRELGFLCDCTVLVGDARFPAHRAVLAACSVYFHLFYRDRPAGSRDTVRLNGDIVTAPAFGRLLDFMYEGRLDLRSLPIEDVLAAASYLHMYDIVKVCKNRLREKERALPLETPAPGAELPGQPPGPLSAWSPALCPAAQKARLPPAGVKATRPPLARGPPPWQAPGESDRALDLSLKPGPRREPIHPPCVLQTPPCSQMQPGAQPIVKDESDSLSEQGDSRSPRCPHSPLQPPCVPAAPRLAGGLEPLPVSEVGSGELELEAERGAIEDVLRPAGRLCLCPLCGKLFPSAHVLQLHLSAHFRERDGGRARLSPDGAAPTCPLCRKTFSCTYTLKRHERTHSGEKPYTCVQCGKSFQYSHNLSRHAVVHTREKPHACRWCERRFTQSGDLYRHVRKFHCGLVKSLLV